Proteins encoded by one window of uncultured Cohaesibacter sp.:
- the grxC gene encoding glutaredoxin 3: MADVVIYTRKMCGYCTAAKKLLGDKGVAFREFDATFDFDIKQEMMAKSGRRTFPQIFINDTHVGGCDDLFALDKQGKLDEMLAG, translated from the coding sequence ATGGCTGATGTTGTTATTTATACGCGCAAGATGTGTGGCTACTGCACGGCGGCCAAAAAGCTGCTCGGTGACAAGGGCGTGGCCTTTCGCGAGTTTGATGCAACATTCGACTTCGACATCAAGCAGGAAATGATGGCCAAGTCCGGCCGCCGCACCTTCCCGCAGATTTTCATCAATGACACCCACGTGGGCGGTTGCGACGATCTGTTTGCGCTCGACAAGCAGGGCAAGCTCGACGAGATGCTGGCGGGCTGA
- a CDS encoding carbon-nitrogen hydrolase family protein, with translation MSQTDKTPTSFRAACVQLRSGRERDANLDEAERLIRDAARDGAVYIQTPEQTATMEMNRKALMAVIGDEADDLGVKRMQALAEELKVWLHIGSMSFAVQSGDETKAANRSLLIAPNGEIAARYDKIHMFDVDLENGESYRESASFEAGGRAVAAALPWGTLGLTICYDLRFPYLYRALAQQKGADILAIPSAFTKRTGEAHWHVLLRARAIEHGAFVLAAAQGGTHENGRKTYGHSLIIDPWGRILAEAGDEPCFIAADIDMGLVAESRRSVPSLKHDKAFEF, from the coding sequence ATGTCCCAGACCGATAAGACGCCGACCTCCTTTCGTGCCGCCTGTGTTCAACTCCGCTCCGGTCGGGAGCGGGACGCCAATCTTGATGAAGCCGAACGGCTGATCCGTGATGCGGCGCGGGACGGGGCGGTCTATATCCAGACGCCCGAGCAGACCGCGACGATGGAAATGAACCGCAAGGCGCTGATGGCGGTGATTGGCGACGAGGCAGACGACCTTGGCGTCAAGCGGATGCAGGCGCTGGCAGAGGAGCTCAAGGTCTGGCTTCACATCGGGTCAATGTCTTTTGCCGTGCAAAGTGGTGATGAGACCAAGGCGGCCAATCGCAGCCTGCTGATTGCCCCGAACGGTGAGATTGCTGCACGCTATGACAAGATCCACATGTTCGATGTCGATCTGGAGAATGGCGAAAGCTATCGCGAGTCTGCGAGTTTTGAGGCCGGAGGTCGAGCCGTTGCCGCCGCTCTGCCGTGGGGCACATTGGGTCTGACGATCTGTTACGATCTGCGTTTCCCCTATCTTTATCGCGCCCTTGCACAACAGAAGGGGGCTGACATTCTGGCGATCCCGTCTGCCTTTACCAAGCGCACGGGCGAGGCCCACTGGCATGTCTTGCTCCGCGCCCGGGCAATCGAGCATGGCGCGTTCGTGCTTGCTGCCGCGCAAGGCGGAACTCATGAGAATGGCCGGAAAACCTATGGCCATTCGCTGATTATCGATCCGTGGGGGCGCATTCTGGCCGAGGCGGGAGACGAGCCCTGTTTCATCGCCGCCGATATCGACATGGGTCTTGTGGCCGAGAGCCGCCGGTCGGTTCCGTCGCTCAAACACGACAAGGCTTTTGAATTTTAA
- a CDS encoding DUF1178 family protein, whose protein sequence is MIKYSLRCDQDHQFEGWFRNSEDCEAQTRAGQLECPFCGSSHIEKSLMAPRVSGTRSQDAPAQQVPSQPIAAQDQQPVALGAGGPDPQQLQSMLRAFRDHVVNNADYVGNKFAEEARKMHFNEVEQRGIYGEASIEDVKSLVEDGIDCLPLPTLPEDQN, encoded by the coding sequence TTGATTAAGTATTCGCTGCGATGCGATCAGGATCATCAATTTGAAGGCTGGTTTCGCAATAGTGAGGATTGCGAGGCACAGACCCGTGCGGGCCAGCTGGAATGCCCCTTCTGTGGCTCAAGCCATATCGAGAAATCGCTGATGGCCCCCCGGGTCAGTGGAACACGCAGTCAGGATGCTCCTGCCCAGCAAGTGCCGTCTCAGCCAATCGCCGCTCAGGATCAGCAGCCGGTTGCCCTTGGTGCGGGTGGCCCGGACCCGCAGCAGCTGCAATCGATGCTCAGAGCCTTTCGCGATCATGTGGTGAACAATGCGGACTATGTCGGCAACAAGTTTGCCGAAGAAGCCCGCAAGATGCATTTCAACGAGGTCGAACAGCGCGGCATCTATGGCGAAGCCAGCATCGAGGACGTGAAATCCCTTGTCGAAGACGGCATCGATTGTCTCCCTCTGCCGACCCTGCCAGAAGACCAGAACTAG
- a CDS encoding helix-turn-helix transcriptional regulator, translating into MTVAIEKLTDGTGEPRFHDAPFREQLPQPLYFRSAQMPKNAIYPRHSHPWGELVYSYSGVMEISLKDGYFLAPPQYAVWLPPNMEHQGLNRQAAVHCSLYVSLDLCAPLPNETTALEVSPMLHTMLEHLRETEGCDPADPAHLRFLQVVVDQFAAGQQVGSFLPWSTDSRLEPILQHLQANPQDNRSLAEFARLHGATERTMIRRCQRDLGIPFAEWKQRLRVLKAMPLLEAGDPVQSIAARLGYGSASSFIAMFRRMIGKTPDDYRKSVMKFKS; encoded by the coding sequence ATGACAGTTGCTATTGAAAAGCTGACAGACGGAACCGGTGAGCCGCGCTTTCATGATGCGCCGTTTCGGGAACAATTGCCGCAACCGCTTTATTTCCGGTCAGCTCAGATGCCGAAGAATGCCATTTATCCGCGTCACAGCCACCCATGGGGTGAGCTGGTCTATTCCTACAGCGGTGTGATGGAGATCAGTCTCAAGGATGGCTACTTCCTCGCGCCGCCCCAATATGCGGTGTGGTTGCCGCCAAACATGGAGCATCAAGGGCTCAACAGGCAGGCCGCTGTCCATTGCTCCCTTTATGTCTCGCTCGATCTGTGCGCACCGCTACCCAATGAGACCACCGCACTAGAAGTCAGCCCGATGCTGCACACCATGCTGGAACATCTGAGGGAGACTGAGGGGTGTGATCCGGCAGATCCGGCTCACCTCCGCTTTTTGCAGGTGGTTGTCGATCAATTTGCAGCAGGACAGCAGGTGGGCTCTTTCCTGCCATGGTCGACGGACAGCCGGTTGGAACCGATCCTGCAGCATCTTCAGGCCAATCCGCAAGACAACCGCTCCCTCGCAGAATTTGCGCGACTTCACGGAGCAACCGAGCGCACCATGATTCGCCGCTGCCAGCGCGATCTGGGGATCCCTTTTGCCGAATGGAAGCAGAGGCTGCGGGTGTTGAAGGCGATGCCCCTGCTGGAGGCCGGAGACCCCGTCCAAAGCATCGCCGCCCGCCTCGGATATGGCAGCGCCTCTTCCTTCATCGCGATGTTTCGCCGGATGATCGGAAAAACACCGGACGACTATCGAAAATCGGTCATGAAATTCAAAAGCTAG
- a CDS encoding DMT family transporter, protein MDHRKPLDLTAIGLMIFICVIWAMQQIGLKATESYAPSVLQIGIRSGLAAACLYALTGVQQNRPVFWGMTAALGAVAGLFFSLEFFLIGKALQYSTASHVVVFLYTAPVFAALGLHLKLPTERLSPVQWGGIVVAVIGIAYAFLMSSEVQAGATSSAPTLMGDAMALAAAAVWGATTVLIRTTRLSDLPATHVLFYQLSVTSIVLIVIAVLTQQIAVIPSAPLFWNLAFQTIIVAFASFLCWFWMLTRYKASQLGVFSFLTPLFGVILGAFLLHEPLTTPFLTGSAGVLIGIITVSASPWIGRILDAHRHRNTDQGIAA, encoded by the coding sequence TTGGATCACCGCAAACCTCTCGATCTGACGGCCATCGGCCTCATGATTTTTATCTGCGTTATCTGGGCCATGCAACAAATCGGCCTGAAGGCAACAGAAAGCTATGCCCCTTCTGTTCTACAGATCGGCATTCGCTCCGGGCTTGCGGCTGCCTGCCTCTATGCTTTGACTGGGGTGCAGCAAAACCGACCGGTCTTTTGGGGGATGACCGCCGCACTCGGCGCGGTGGCGGGTCTTTTCTTCTCGCTTGAGTTCTTCCTTATCGGCAAAGCCCTGCAATATAGCACGGCATCCCATGTGGTCGTTTTCCTCTATACCGCGCCGGTTTTTGCGGCGCTTGGTCTGCATCTGAAACTGCCGACGGAGCGTCTGTCACCCGTTCAATGGGGCGGCATTGTCGTCGCCGTCATCGGCATTGCATATGCCTTTTTGATGTCATCTGAGGTTCAGGCCGGAGCGACAAGCTCTGCTCCAACATTGATGGGAGATGCCATGGCGCTCGCGGCAGCTGCGGTGTGGGGCGCAACCACCGTTCTGATCCGGACGACACGACTCAGCGACTTGCCCGCGACACATGTGCTTTTCTATCAGCTTTCGGTCACTTCGATTGTTCTGATCGTGATTGCGGTCCTGACGCAGCAAATCGCGGTGATACCCTCAGCTCCGCTCTTCTGGAACCTTGCTTTCCAGACCATCATTGTCGCTTTCGCGAGCTTCCTTTGCTGGTTCTGGATGTTGACCCGTTACAAGGCCTCGCAGTTGGGCGTCTTTTCCTTTCTGACACCGTTGTTTGGTGTCATTTTGGGTGCTTTCCTGCTTCATGAGCCTCTGACGACCCCATTCCTGACAGGATCCGCCGGGGTGTTGATTGGCATCATAACCGTCAGCGCCAGCCCCTGGATCGGGAGGATCCTTGACGCCCATCGTCACCGCAACACAGATCAGGGGATCGCAGCATGA
- a CDS encoding NAD(P)H-dependent oxidoreductase has product MKAHIVLAHPEPQSYNAHLAKTAQDQLEREGYSVTISDLYALDFDPCERASHFPDRIAPDRFDVQSEQRHASSQGTIPDEIQEEIARLEAADLLILQYPMWWHLPPAILKGWMDRVFIYGSVYTSKKRFENGAFTGKKAMLSVTVGTSRETYEYNGRSGDIDLMLWPVNFNLAYVGFDVLEPFVAYGVEAGLRYSSAEEVEKCLQAITKDLKQSLSGLSSRPTISFNRMEEWGSDGHIVPEARAHSPFIRHKKHLDLG; this is encoded by the coding sequence ATGAAAGCGCATATTGTTCTCGCTCACCCCGAGCCACAATCCTATAACGCCCATCTTGCCAAGACCGCTCAAGATCAGCTCGAACGCGAAGGATATTCGGTGACGATCTCTGATCTCTACGCCTTGGATTTTGATCCTTGCGAGCGGGCCAGCCACTTCCCTGATCGCATTGCTCCGGATCGTTTCGATGTTCAGAGCGAGCAACGCCATGCGTCATCTCAAGGGACAATTCCTGACGAAATTCAAGAAGAGATCGCCCGCCTTGAAGCCGCTGATCTGTTGATCTTGCAATATCCTATGTGGTGGCATCTACCGCCCGCTATTCTGAAGGGCTGGATGGATCGCGTTTTCATTTACGGGTCGGTCTATACCAGTAAGAAGCGTTTTGAAAATGGCGCCTTCACAGGCAAGAAAGCCATGCTTTCGGTGACAGTTGGAACGAGCCGCGAGACCTATGAGTATAACGGGCGCAGCGGTGACATAGACCTGATGCTCTGGCCGGTGAACTTCAATCTCGCCTATGTCGGGTTTGATGTTTTAGAACCATTCGTTGCCTATGGCGTCGAGGCAGGGCTGCGCTATTCATCCGCTGAGGAGGTGGAGAAATGTCTTCAGGCCATCACTAAAGACCTAAAACAGTCTCTTTCCGGATTGTCTTCACGTCCAACGATATCATTCAACAGGATGGAAGAATGGGGGTCGGACGGTCATATTGTTCCAGAAGCTAGGGCGCATTCGCCCTTTATAAGGCACAAAAAGCATCTGGATCTCGGATGA
- a CDS encoding DUF930 domain-containing protein — protein MPDEQLVQRCDIETLEKLDAERVLPYAFEPLKYGEHQIIADGAAYRRGGKWYRLQFECTTSPDHLSVEAYKHTKGEIVPREEWDSHNLFP, from the coding sequence ATGCCGGACGAACAGCTCGTCCAGCGCTGCGATATAGAAACCCTTGAAAAGCTGGATGCCGAGCGAGTACTTCCCTATGCTTTCGAGCCACTGAAATATGGCGAGCATCAGATCATCGCCGACGGTGCGGCATATCGGCGAGGTGGCAAGTGGTATCGCCTGCAATTCGAATGCACAACCAGCCCGGATCATCTTTCCGTGGAAGCCTACAAGCACACCAAAGGCGAAATCGTCCCGCGGGAGGAATGGGACAGCCACAACCTGTTTCCATGA